Proteins encoded in a region of the Vicia villosa cultivar HV-30 ecotype Madison, WI linkage group LG5, Vvil1.0, whole genome shotgun sequence genome:
- the LOC131606572 gene encoding EPIDERMAL PATTERNING FACTOR-like protein 6 yields the protein MFFKNMQLCHVTLFILSVFFIIFSSTIASSIPCSDTKCPMLSDSDIQVEENPQGIMSHKESYVSTVLPTRRFLSPAGSHPPNCVNSCETCTPCTPVLVAGPPPESQVWKCKCKDKLYDPIG from the exons atgttttttaaaaacaTGCAACTTTGTCATGTCACATTATTCATACTCTCAgttttctttataatttttagCAGTACAATTGCATCATCCATTCCATGTAGCG ATACTAAGTGTCCCATGTTGTCTGATTCTGATATTCAG GTTGAGGAAAATCCACAAGGAATTATGTCTCATAAAGAATCATATGTGTCAACGGTTTTGCCGACAAGGAGGTTTCTTAGTCCGGCTGGATCACATCCTCCAAACTGCGTAAACAGTTGTGAAACTTGCACTCCATGCACACCTGTCCTCGTTGCAGGGCCACCACCTGAATCACAGGTGTGGAAGTGCAAATGCAAGGATAAGTTATACGATCCAATTGGTTAA